Proteins co-encoded in one Saccharomyces cerevisiae S288C chromosome II, complete sequence genomic window:
- the SFT2 gene encoding Sft2p (Tetra-spanning membrane protein found mostly in the late Golgi; non-essential; can suppress some sed5 alleles; may be part of the transport machinery, but precise function is unknown; similar to mammalian syntaxin 5) has protein sequence MSEEPPSDQVNSLRDSLNRWNQTRQQNSQGFNESAKTLFSSWADSLNTRAQDIYQTLPVSRQDLVQDQEPSWFQLSRTERMVLFVCFLLGATACFTLCTFLFPVLAAKPRKFGLLWTMGSLLFVLAFGVLMGPLAYLKHLTARERLPFSMFFFATCFMTIYFAAFSKNTVLTITCALLELVAVIYYAISYFPFGATGLRMLSSAGVNSARGVLRI, from the coding sequence ATGAGCGAGGAACCACCTTCTGACCAGGTCAATAGTCTCCGTGACTCATTGAATCGATGGAATCAAACAAGACAGCAGAACTCGCAGGGTTTTAATGAATCTGCGAAGACATTGTTCTCAAGCTGGGCGGATTCTCTCAATACCAGGGCCCAGGATATATATCAGACGTTGCCTGTATCTAGACAGGACTTGGTGCAAGACCAGGAGCCGTCGTGGTTCCAATTGTCAAGAACGGAAAGAATGGTACTTTTTGtctgttttcttttgggtGCAACAGCCTGTTTCACTCTTTGtactttccttttcccCGTTCTAGCCGCTAAACCAAGAAAGTTTGGTTTACTATGGACAATGGGGTCCCTACTATTTGTTCTTGCGTTTGGGGTACTTATGGGACCACTCGCGTACTTAAAACATTTGACTGCAAGGGAAAGGCTGCCTTTTTCGATGTTCTTTTTCGCCACATGCTTCATGACGATTTATTTCGCAGCCTTTTCCAAGAACACGGTGCTGACTATTACATGTGCTCTTCTTGAATTAGTTGCCGTCATTTATTATGCTATTTCATATTTCCCATTCGGTGCAACAGGTTTGAGGATGTTAAGCTCTGCTGGTGTCAATTCGGCAAGAGGTGTTCTGCGCATCTGA
- the ECM21 gene encoding Ecm21p (Alpha-arrestin, ubiquitin ligase adaptor for Rsp5p; regulates starvation- and substrate-induced Ub-dependent endocytosis of select plasma membrane localized amino acid transporters; substrate of Rsp5p-mediated Lys63-polyubiquitination and Ubp2-mediated deubiquitination; promoter contains several Gcn4p binding sites required for induction in response to starvation via Gcn4p and the general amino acid control pathway; ECM21 has a paralog, CSR2, that arose from the whole genome duplication) — MPFITSRPVAKNSSHSLSETDLNQSKGQPFQPSPTKKLGSMQQRRRSSTIRHALSSLLGGANVHSPAVLNNTTKGGNNNGNIRSSNTDAQLLGKKQNKQPPPNARRHSTTAIQGSISDSATTTPRSSTSDTNRRTSGRLSVDQEPRISGGRYSQIEEDSTVLDFDDDHNSSAVVSSDLSSTSLTRLANSKKFNEQFLIEYLTARGLLGPKTVLSNEYLKISISTSGESVFLPTISSNDDEYLSRLNGLNDGTDDAEADFFMDGIDQQEGNTPSLATTAAATESGGSINENRDTLLRENNSGDHPGSGSELNTRSVEIDSSMVSYSIAVIVSVKKPTRFTDMQLELCSRVKVFWNTGVPPTKTFNEEFYNAASMKWNLNDENFDLFVPLSISPDDQMIENNSNDRQMRLFKNIPTEERLYLDKTKTKASLLNAIDVNKTHLYQPGDYVFLVPVVFSNHIPETIYLPSARVSYRLRLATKAINRKGFYRQDSNSPQPIVSPDSSSSLSSTTSSLKLTETESAQAHRRISNTLFSKVKNHLHMSSHQLKNEESGEEDIFAEYPIKVIRTPPPVAVSTANKPIYINRVWTDSLSYEISFAQKYVSLNSEVPIKIKLAPICKNVCVKRIHVSITERVTFVSKGYEYEYDQTDPVAKDPYNPYYLDFASKRRKERSVSLFEIRTKEKGTRALREEIVENSFNDNLLSYSPFDDDSDSKGNPKERLGITEPIIIETKLKFPKYEDLDKRTAKIIPPYGIDAYTSIPNPEHAVANGPSHRRPSVIGFLSGHKGSKSHEENEKPVYDPKFHQTIIKSNSGLPVKTHTRLNTPKRGLYLDSLHFSNVYCRHKLEIMLRISKPDPECPSKLRHYEVLIDTPIFLVSEQCNSGNMELPTYDMATMEGKGNQVPLSMNSDFFGNTCPPPPTFEEAISVPASPIVSPMGSPNIMASYDPDLLSIQQLNLSRTTSVSGPSGYSDDAGVPNVNRNSISNANAMNGSISNSAFVSGNSGQGVARARATSVNDRSRFNNLDKLLSTPSPVNRSHNSSPTNGLSQANGTVRIPNATTENSKDKQNEFFKKGYTLANVKDDEEQEGIVSSSSADSLLSHGNEPPRYDEIVPLMSDEE, encoded by the coding sequence ATGCCGTTTATAACATCAAGACCGGTGGCGAAAAATTCATCCCACTCTTTATCAGAAACAGATTTAAACCAGTCTAAAGGACAGCCGTTTCAACCCTCTCCCACCAAGAAATTAGGGTCCATGCAACAACGAAGAAGATCCTCCACCATTAGGCACGCGCTATCATCTTTACTTGGTGGCGCTAATGTTCACTCACCTGCCGTCTTGAACAACACAACGAAAGGCGGCAATAATAACGGCAACATCAGAAGCAGCAATACAGACGCCCAACTCCTTGGCAAAAAACAGAACAAACAGCCGCCGCCAAACGCAAGGCGACACAGTACCACTGCCATACAGGGCTCTATCAGCGATAGTGCTACTACGACTCCGAGATCCTCGACTTCCGACACCAACCGTCGCACTTCGGGAAGATTGTCGGTAGACCAAGAGCCCAGAATCTCTGGGGGACGCTATTCACAGATTGAGGAGGATAGCACAGTACTagattttgatgatgacCATAACTCATCAGCTGTAGTGTCAAGCGATTTATCATCAACTTCTCTAACAAGGTTGGCAAACTCGAAAAAGTTTAACGAGCAATTTCTCATAGAATATTTAACCGCTAGAGGTCTCCTGGGCCCAAAAACCGTTCTATCCAATGAGTACTTGAAGATTTCTATTTCTACAAGCGGTGAAAGCGTTTTCTTACCAACGATATCCTCGAATGACGATGAGTACCTGTCCAGACTAAACGGACTCAATGATGGTACGGACGATGCTGAGGCGGATTTTTTTATGGATGGTATAGACCAGCAAGAAGGTAACACTCCATCTCTCGCTACAACGGCAGCGGCTACCGAAAGTGGTGGCAgcataaatgaaaatagaGACACACTCCTGagagaaaataattcaGGAGACCATCCAGGCTCCGGCTCGGAACTTAATACAAGGTCTGTTGAAATCGACAGTTCCATGGTCTCTTACAGCATAGCAGTTATAGTATCCGTTAAAAAACCAACCCGATTTACGGACATGCAATTGGAATTATGTTCAAGGGTTAAAGTGTTTTGGAATACAGGTGTTCCTCCTACAAAGACGtttaatgaagaattttatAATGCTGCATCAATGAAATGGAATTTgaatgatgaaaacttCGATTTGTTTGTACCATTAAGCATATCCCCAGATGATCAAATGATTGAAAACAACTCCAACGATCGTCAAATGAGGTTGTTCAAGAATATTCCTACAGAGGAGAGACTGTATTTGGACAAGACTAAAACAAAAGCCAGCCTTTTAAACGCCATAGACGTAAATAAGACTCATCTTTACCAACCTGGAGACTATGTATTCTTAGTACCAGTGGTTTTCTCTAATCATATTCCGGAGACTATCTATTTACCCTCTGCACGTGTTAGTTACAGACTAAGGCTTGCAACAAAGGCAATCAATAGAAAGGGTTTCTATCGTCAAGATTCAAACTCTCCGCAACCTATTGTGTCGCCAgactcttcttcatcactAAGCTCCACTACATCTTCATTAAAACTTACCGAAACAGAATCCGCTCAGGCCCATAGGAGGATAAGCAACACTTTGTTTAGTAAAGTTAAAAATCATCTACACATGAGCTCACATCAActgaaaaatgaagaatcaGGAGAAGAGGACATTTTCGCAGAGTATCCAATAAAAGTTATTAGAACTCCACCGCCCGTTGCCGTATCCACTGCGAATAAACCAATCTATATTAATAGGGTTTGGACAGATTCTTTGTCATACGAGATTTCCTTTGCTCAGAAATACGTTTCACTAAACAGTGAAGTCCCAATCAAGATAAAATTGGCACCGATATGCAAAAACGTTTGTGTTAAACGTATTCATGTCAGTATTACTGAAAGAGTCACATTTGTTAGTAAAGGTTATGAATATGAGTATGATCAAACAGATCCCGTTGCTAAAGACCCTTATAATCCGTATTATTTAGATTTCGCCTCCAAGAgaagaaaggaaagaagtgtatcattatttgaaatcaGAACTAAGGAGAAGGGCACGAGAGCTCTAAGGGaggaaattgttgaaaattcaTTCAATGACAATCTCTTATCTTATAGTCCTTTTGATGACGACAGCGATTCAAAAGGCAATCCGAAAGAAAGGCTCGGTATAACGGAACCAATAATtattgaaacaaaattgAAGTTCCCCAAATACGAAGATTTGGATAAAAGAACCGCAAAGATAATACCACCTTATGGTATCGATGCATACACGAGCATCCCCAATCCCGAACATGCCGTAGCCAATGGACCCTCACACCGTCGTCCCAGTGTAATAGGCTTTTTATCCGGTCATAAAGGCTCGAAAAGtcatgaagaaaatgaaaaaccTGTTTATGATCCAAAATTCCATCAAACAATAATCAAATCCAATTCTGGTTTGCCCGTGAAAACACATACCAGATTAAACACACCGAAAAGAGGCTTGTACTTGGATAGTTTACACTTCAGTAATGTTTACTGTAGACATAAGCTGGAAATTATGCTACGAATCAGTAAACCTGATCCTGAGTGTCCGTCCAAATTAAGACATTATGAGGTTCTAATCGATACGCCCATATTCCTGGTGTCTGAACAGTGCAACAGTGGTAATATGGAGTTACCCACTTATGATATGGCCACAATGGAAGGCAAAGGCAACCAGGTTCCTCTAAGTATGAACAGCGACTTTTTTGGTAACACATGTCCACCTCCGCcaacttttgaagaagcCATATCCGTTCCAGCTTCTCCCATTGTCTCACCGATGGGATCACCTAATATCATGGCCTCGTATGACCCTGATTTACTATCTATTCAACAATTGAACTTATCAAGAACTACGTCAGTTAGTGGGCCATCCGGATACAGCGATGATGCCGGTGTGCCAAATGTTAATCGGAACAGTATTTCAAATGCCAATGCCATGAACGGCAGTATTTCGAATTCCGCATTTGTTTCGGGCAATAGTGGCCAAGGTGTTGCTAGAGCAAGAGCAACGTCAGTGAATGACAGGTCAAGATTCAATAATCTCGATAAATTATTGAGCACTCCATCGCCCGTCAATAGATCTCACAATTCATCACCAACAAATGGCTTATCACAAGCAAATGGTACTGTGAGGATTCCAAACGCTACCACTGAAAACTCTAAGGACAAACAGaacgaatttttcaaaaagggTTACACTTTAGCGAATGtaaaagatgatgaagaacaagaaggaaTAGTAAGTTCGAGCTCCGCAGATTCGCTACTCTCTCATGGTAACGAGCCTCCGCGTTATGACGAAATAGTGCCTTTGATGAGTGATGAagaatga
- a CDS encoding uncharacterized protein (hypothetical protein; identified by gene-trapping, microarray-based expression analysis, and genome-wide homology searching): MSRSIFFFSSLFLSPLNKIRNIGGKVENPWKSQIRDWKN; this comes from the coding sequence atgagtcgttctattttttttttctcgtcCCTTTTTTTGTCCCCTCTTAACAAAATTAGAAATATAGGCGGGAAAGTGGAGAACCCTTGGAAGAGTCAGATCAGAGATTGGAAAAATTAA
- a CDS encoding gag-pol fusion protein (Retrotransposon TYA Gag and TYB Pol genes; transcribed/translated as one unit; polyprotein is processed to make a nucleocapsid-like protein (Gag), reverse transcriptase (RT), protease (PR), and integrase (IN); similar to retroviral genes), with the protein MESQQLHQNPHSLHGSAYASVTSKEVSSNQDPLAVSASNLPEFDRDSTKVNSQQETTPGTSAVPENHHHVSPQPASVPPPQNGQYQQHGMMTPNKAMASNWAHYQQPSMMTCSHYQTSPAYYQPDPHYPLPQYIPPLSTSSPDPIDSQDQHSEVPQAKTKVRNNVLPPHTLTSEENFYTWVKFYIRFLKNSNLGDIIPNDQGEIKRQMTYEEHAYIYNTFQAFAPFHLLPTWVKQILEINYADILTVLCKSVSKMQTNNQELKDWIALANLEYDGSTSADTFEITVSTIIQRLKENNINVSDRLACQLILKGLSGDFKYLRNQYRTKTNMKLSQLFAEIQLIYDENKIMNLNKPSQYKQHSEYKNVSRTSPNTTNTKVTTRNYHRTNSSKPRAAKAHNIATSSKFSRVNNDHINESTVSSQYLSDDNELSLGQQQKESKPTHTIDSNDELPDHLLIDSGASQTLVRSAHYLHHATPNSEINIVDAQKQDIPINAIGNLHFNFQNGTKTSIKALHTPNIAYDLLSLSELANQNITACFTRNTLERSDGTVLAPIVKHGDFYWLSKKYLIPSHISKLTINNVNKSKSVNKYPYPLIHRMLGHANFRSIQKSLKKNAVTYLKESDIEWSNASTYQCPDCLIGKSTKHRHVKGSRLKYQESYEPFQYLHTDIFGPVHHLPKSAPSYFISFTDEKTRFQWVYPLHDRREESILNVFTSILAFIKNQFNARVLVIQMDRGSEYTNKTLHKFFTNRGITACYTTTADSRAHGVAERLNRTLLNDCRTLLHCSGLPNHLWFSAVEFSTIIRNSLVSPKNDKSARQHAGLAGLDITTILPFGQPVIVNNHNPDSKIHPRGIPGYALHPSRNSYGYIIYLPSLKKTVDTTNYVILQDNQSKLDQFNYDTLTFDDDLNRLTAHNQSFIEQNETEQSYDQNTESDHDYQSEIEINSDPLVNDFSSQSMNPLQLDHEPVQKVRALKEVDADISEYNILPSPVRSRTPHIINKESTEMGGTIESDTTSPRHSSTFTARNQKRPGSPNDMIDLTSQDRVNYELENIKTTRLGGTEEPYIQRNSDTNIKYRTTNSTPSIDDRSPDSDSTTPIISIETKAACDNTPSIDTDPPEYRSSDHATPNIMPDKSSKNVTADSILDDLPLPDLTNKSPTDTSDVSKDIPHIHSRQTNSSLGGMDDSNVLTTTKSKKRSLEDNETEIEVSRDTWNNKNMRSLEPPRSKKRINLIAAIKGVKSIKPVRTTLRYDEAITYNEDNKEKDRYIEAYHKEINQLLRMNTWDTNKYYDRNDIDPKKVINSMFIFNKKRDGTHKARFVARGDIQHPDTYDSDMQSNTVHHYALMTSLSIALDNDYYITQLDISSAYLYADIKEELYIRPPPHLGLNDKLLRLRKSLYGLKQSGANWYETIKSYLINCCDMQEVRGWSCVFKNSQVTICLFVDDMILFSKDLNANEKIITTLKKQYDTKIINLGESDNEIQYDILGLEIKYQRSKYMKLGMEKSLTEKLPKLNVPLNPKGKKLSAPGQPGHYIDQDELEIDEDEYKEKVHEMQKLIGLASYVGYKFRFDLLYYINTLAQHILFPSRQVLDMTYELIQFMWDTRDKQLIWHKNKPTKPDNKLVAISDASYGNQPYYKSQIGNIFLLNGKVIGGKSTKASLTCTSTTEAEIHAVSEAIPLLNNLSHLVQELNKKPIIKGLLTDSRSTISIIKSTNEEKFRNRFFGTKAMRLRDEVSGNNLYVYYIETKKNIADVMTKPLPIKTFKLLTNKWIH; encoded by the exons atggaatcccaacaattacatcaaaatccacattctCTACATGGTAGCGCCTAtgcttcggttacttctaaggaagtctcatcaaatcaagatccgttagccgtttcagcttccaattTACCGGAATTTGATAGAGATTCCACTAAGGTTAATTCTCAACAAGAGACAACACCTGGGAcatcagctgttccagagaaccatcatcatgtctctcctcaacctgcttcagtaccacctCCACAGAATGGACAGTACCAACAGCACGGCATGATGACTCCAAACAAAGCTATGGCTTCTAACTGGGCACATTACCAACAACCATCTATGATGACGTGTTCACATTATCAAACGTCACCTGCGTATTATCAACCGGACCCACACTATCCGCTGCCACAGTATATCCCACCGCTGAGTACTTCCTCACCTGATCCAATCGATTCACAGGATCAACACTCTGAAGTACCTCAAGCTAAGACAAAGGTGAGAAATAATGTCTTACCACCACACACTTTaacatcagaagaaaacttttataCATGGGTTAAATTTTACAtcagatttttgaagaactcTAATCTCGGTGACATCATTCCAAATGATCAGGGtgaaatcaaaagacaaatgacttatgaagaacatgcgtatatatacaatacCTTCCAAGCATTTGCCccatttcatttattgcCAACATGggtaaaacaaattttagaaattaatTATGCTGACATCCTTACAGTCCTTTGTAAAAGTGTGTCCAAAATGCAAACTAACAATCAAGAATTAAAGGATTGGATAGCTCTTGCCAACCTTGAGTACGACGGAAGTACATCTGCTGatacatttgaaattacGGTCAGCACGATCATTCAAAggctaaaagaaaacaatatcaatgtTAGCGACAGATTGGCCTGTCAACTAATACTTAAAGGTCTATCCGGTGACTTCAAATACCTACGTAATCAATATCGTACCAAAACGAACATGAAACTTTCCCAATTATTCGCTGAAATTCAATTAATATATgacgaaaataaaatcatgaaTCTAAATAAACCGTCCCAATACAAACAACACAGCgaatacaaaaatgttTCTCGCACATCTCCAAACACGACTAACACAAAGGTTACAACTCGTAATTATCATAGAACAAATAGTTCAAAACCAAGAGCAGCAAAAGCTCACAATATTGCTACATCTAGTAAATTCTCAAGGGTGAACAATGATCACATTAATGAATCAACCGTTTCATCACAATACTTAAGCGATGACAACGAACTTAGTCTT GGCCAGCAACAGAAAGAATCTAAGCCAACACACACAATAGACTCGAATGACGAACTACCTGATCACCTTCTTATTGATTCAGGAGCTTCGCAAACGCTTGTCAGATCAGCCCATTATTTACACCATGCAACACCCAATTCTGAAATAAACATAGTCGATGCTCAAAAACAAGACATTCCTATAAATGCCATTGGTAATCTTCACTTCAACTTTCAGAACGgcaccaaaacatcaataaaagcACTGCACACACCAAACATAGCCTATGATCTATTAAGTTTGAGTGAGCTGGctaatcaaaatattactgCCTGCTTTACCAGAAACACTTTAGAAAGATCGGATGGTACAGTACTAGCTCCCATAGTCAAACatggagacttttactggTTATCTAAAAAATACCTAATTCCTTCGCACATTTCAAAGCTAACAATAAACAACGtcaacaaaagcaaaagcgTAAATAAATATCCATATCCGTTAATACATCGAATGCTTGGACATGCTAACTTCCGAAGTATTCAGAAGTCTCTTAAGAAGAATGCAGttacatatttgaaagaatcgGATATTGAATGGTCTAACGCTAGCACatatcaatgtcctgaCTGTCtaatcggcaaaagcacGAAACATAGGCATGTCAAAGGATCACGACTAAAGTACCAAGAATCATATGAGCCTTTTCAGTACTTGCATACCGATATATTTGGTCCTGTACATCACTTACCGAAAAGTGCACCTTCTTACTTTATATCGTTTACAGATGAGAAAACCAGATTCCAATGGGTCTACCCATTACACGACCGTCGTGAAGAATCTATACTCAATGTTTTTACATCGATATTAGCATTTATTAAGAACCAATTCAATGCTCGCGTTCTAGTTATCCAGATGGATCGTGGCTCCGAGTACACTAACAAAACTCTTCATAAGTTCTTTACGAACAGAGGTATTACTGcatgctatacaaccacGGCAGATTCTAGAGCACACGGTGTCGCTGAACGATTAAATCGTACTTTATTAAACGATTGTCGCACACTGCTTCATTGCAGTGGTCTACCAAATCATCTATGGTTCTCAGCagtcgaattttctactataaTCAGAAATTCATTAGTCTCACCAAAAAACGAtaaatctgcaagacaacatgcAGGTTTAGCTGGACTGGACATTACTACTATACtacctttcggtcaaccGGTTATAGTTAACAACCATAATCCCGACTCgaaaatacatcctcgtggcaTTCCAGGTTACGCCTTACATCCGTCACGAAACTCTTATGGCTATATtatctatcttccatcattaaaaaagacagtAGATACTACCAATTACGTTATATTACAAGACAACCAATCCAAATTGGACCAATTCAATTATGATACACTCACctttgatgatgatctCAATCGTTTAACAGCCCATAACCAATCttttattgaacaaaatgaaacagAGCAGTCATATGATCAAAATACAGAATCTGATCATGACTATCAATCGGAGATTGAAATAAACTCTGATCCTCTAGTGAACGACTTCTCGTCCCAATCAATGAACCCTTTACAATTAGACCACGAACCAGTCCAAAAAGTACGTGCACtaaaagaagttgatgccgacatatctgaatacaatattcttccatctcCTGTACGATCTCGTACACCCcatatcattaataaagaGAGTACCGAAATGGGTGGTACCATTGAATCAGATACTACTTCACCTAGACACTCGTCTACCTTCACTGCACGAAACCAAAAGCGACCTGGTAGTCCCAATGATATGATTGATTTGACCTCACAGGATAGAGTTAATTATGAActtgaaaacatcaaaactACCCGTTTGGGTGGTACGGAGGAACCATATATTCAACGAAATAGTGAtacaaatatcaaatacaGGACTACAAATAGTACGCCCTCAATAGATGACCGTTCGCCCGACAGTGACTCTACTACTCCCATCATCTCCATAGAAACAAAGGCTGCATGCGATAATACACCCTCCATTGATACGGATCCGCCAGAATATCGATCTTCTGACCATGCGACTCCTAATATAATGCCTGAcaaatcctcaaaaaatgttacGGCTGATTCTATTCTTGACGACCTCCCACTTCCTGACTTAACTAATAAATCTCCTACGGACACTTCTgatgtttcaaaagatattccacACATACACTCTCGTCAgactaattccagtttgggtggtatggatGATTCTAATGTTCTGACTACTACcaaaagtaagaaaagatcattagaagataatgaaactgaaattgaGGTATCCcgagacacatggaataataagaatatgAGAAGTCTGGAACCACcaagatcgaagaaacgtATAAATCTAATTGCAGCAATAAAAGgagtaaaatcaatcaaaccagTTCGAACGACCTTAAGATATGATGAAGCAATTACATATAATGaagacaacaaagaaaaagacagaTATATTGAAGCTTatcataaagaaattaacCAACTATTGAGAATGAACACTTGGGatacaaacaaatattatgataGAAATGACATAGATCCTAAGAAagtaataaactcaatgtttatatttaacaaaaaaCGTGATGGTACACACAAAGCcagatttgttgcaagaggcGACATTCAACACCCCGATACATATGATTCTGATatgcaatccaataccGTACATCACTATGCACTGATGACGTCATTGTCAATCGCATTAGACAATGACTATTATATCACACAGCTGGACATATCCTCTGCTTACTTATATGctgatatcaaagaagaattatacataagacctccaccacatttaggtttgaatgataagttACTACGTTTGAGAAAATCACTCTATGgtttgaaacaaagtggtgCAAACTGGTATGAAACCATTAAAtcatatttaataaattgttGCGACATGCAAGAAGTTCGCggatggtcatgcgtatttaagaatagtcaagtaacaatttgcttattcgttgatgatatgatattgttcagcaaagacttaaatgcaaatgagaaaatcataacaacactcaagaaacaatacgatacaaagataataaatctgggtgaaagtgataacgaaattcagtACGACATACTTGGATTAGagatcaaatatcaaagaagcaagtacatgaaattaggtatggaaaaatccttgacagaaaaattacccaaactaaacgtacctttgaacccaaaaggaaagaaacttagcgctccaggtcaaccaggtcattatatagaccaggatgaactagaaatagatgaagatgaatacaaagagaaagtacatgaaatgcaaaagttgattggtctagcttcttatgttggatataaatttagatttgacttactatactacatcaacacacttgctcaacatatactattcccctctaggcaagttttagacatgacatatgagttaatacaattcatgtgggacactagagataaacaattaatatggcacaaaaacaaacctaccaagccagataataaactagtCGCAATAAGCGATGCTTCATATGGTAACCAACCATATTACAAGTCACAAATTGGTAACATTTTCCTACTCAACGGAAAAGtgattggaggaaagtcgACAAAGGCTTCGTTAACATGCACTTCAACTacagaagcagaaatacacgcAGTCAGTGAAGCTATACCGCTATTGAATAACCTCAGTCACCTTGTGcaagaacttaacaagaaaccaattattaaaGGCTTACTTACTGATAGTAGATCAACgatcagtataattaagtctacaaatgaagagaaatttagaaacagattttttggcacGAAGGCAATGAGActtagagatgaagtatcaggtaataatttatacgtatactacatcgagaccaagaagaacattgctgatgtgatgacaaaacctcttccgataaaaacatttaaactattaacaaacaaatggattcattag